One Alphaproteobacteria bacterium genomic region harbors:
- the ribB gene encoding 3,4-dihydroxy-2-butanone-4-phosphate synthase — translation MVGKEPWRVTFSEMKAPADEIIEEARRGRMFILVDDEDRENEGDLVIPAQMATPEAINFMARYGRGLICLALTGKRVEELGLPLMAQNNGTRHQTAFTVSIEAREGVTTGISAADRARTVAVAIDPSCGPRDIVTPGHVFPLLAREGGVLERTGHTEAAVDLARLAGLAPAGVICEIMNDDGTMARRDDLIRFAQMHGLKIGTISDLIAYRRKYDSIVKRVTETTLDSHVGGEFRVIVYVNKATLAQHVALVKGDVATGGPVLARVHAMNLFTDILGEKITGRGGEIEGAMRIIAEEGRGVLVLIREPIAVQLAINRRRAGEKVEPPTGELRDYGVGAQILLDLGINQMTLLTNTKRNIVGLEGFGLEIVGQRPLPTKGGGD, via the coding sequence ATGGTCGGCAAGGAGCCGTGGCGCGTCACCTTCTCGGAGATGAAGGCGCCGGCCGACGAGATCATCGAGGAGGCCAGACGCGGCCGGATGTTCATCCTCGTCGACGACGAGGACCGCGAGAACGAGGGCGACCTCGTGATCCCCGCACAGATGGCCACGCCCGAGGCGATCAACTTCATGGCGCGCTACGGCCGCGGCCTGATCTGCCTGGCGCTCACCGGCAAGCGCGTCGAGGAGCTCGGCCTGCCGCTGATGGCGCAGAACAACGGCACGCGCCACCAGACCGCCTTCACCGTCTCGATCGAGGCGCGCGAGGGCGTCACCACCGGCATCTCCGCCGCCGACCGCGCGCGCACGGTCGCCGTGGCCATCGATCCCAGCTGCGGGCCGCGCGACATCGTCACCCCGGGCCACGTCTTCCCGTTGCTGGCACGCGAGGGCGGCGTGCTGGAGCGCACCGGCCATACCGAGGCCGCGGTCGACCTGGCGCGGCTCGCCGGCCTCGCCCCCGCGGGGGTGATCTGCGAGATCATGAACGACGACGGCACCATGGCGCGCCGCGACGACCTGATCCGCTTCGCGCAGATGCACGGCCTGAAGATCGGCACGATCTCCGACCTGATCGCCTATCGCCGCAAGTACGACTCGATCGTCAAGCGCGTCACCGAGACGACGCTCGACAGCCATGTCGGCGGCGAGTTCCGCGTCATCGTCTACGTCAACAAGGCGACGCTCGCGCAGCACGTCGCGCTGGTGAAGGGCGATGTCGCGACCGGCGGGCCGGTGCTGGCGCGCGTTCATGCGATGAACCTGTTCACCGACATACTGGGCGAGAAGATCACCGGCCGCGGCGGCGAGATCGAGGGCGCGATGCGCATCATCGCCGAGGAGGGCCGGGGCGTGCTGGTGCTGATCCGCGAGCCGATCGCGGTGCAGCTCGCCATCAACCGCCGGCGCGCCGGCGAGAAGGTCGAGCCGCCGACCGGCGAGCTGCGCGACTACGGCGTCGGCGCGCAGATCCTGCTCGATCTCGGCATCAACCAGATGACGCTCCTGACAAACACCAAGCGCAACATCGTCGGTCTCGAGGGCTTCGGCCTGGAGATCGTCGGCCAGCGGCCGCTGCCCACCAAGGGCGGGGGAGACTGA
- a CDS encoding riboflavin synthase, with protein MFTGIITDIGEVTSVVPGGQSGDLRFTIATRFDMDGVDLGASIACSGCCLTVTTKGKANGRSWFTVDVSGESLSKTTLGAWTVGRRINLERSLKFGDELGGHLVYGHVDGVARIGSITPEGGSLRYVFEAPTALSAFIASKGSVAIDGVSLTINEVDGSRFGVNIIPHTQRETTFGTAHAGDPVNLEVDMLARYVARQLEGRSS; from the coding sequence ATGTTCACGGGCATCATCACCGACATCGGCGAGGTCACTTCGGTCGTGCCGGGCGGCCAGTCCGGCGATCTGCGCTTCACCATCGCCACGCGCTTCGACATGGACGGCGTCGATCTGGGCGCCTCGATCGCCTGCTCGGGCTGCTGCCTGACGGTGACGACCAAGGGCAAGGCGAACGGCCGCTCCTGGTTCACGGTCGATGTCTCGGGCGAGTCGCTGTCGAAGACCACGCTCGGCGCCTGGACGGTCGGCCGGCGCATCAACCTGGAGCGCTCGCTGAAGTTCGGCGACGAGCTGGGCGGTCACCTGGTCTACGGCCATGTCGACGGCGTCGCCCGCATCGGCTCGATCACGCCGGAGGGCGGCAGCCTGCGCTACGTCTTCGAGGCGCCGACCGCGCTGTCGGCCTTCATCGCCTCGAAGGGCTCGGTGGCGATCGACGGCGTGTCGCTGACCATCAACGAGGTCGACGGTTCGCGCTTCGGCGTCAACATCATTCCGCACACCCAGCGCGAGACGACGTTCGGCACGGCGCACGCCGGCGATCCGGTGAATCTTGAGGTCGACATGCTGGCGCGATACGTTGCGCGCCAGCTCGAGGGGAGATCGTCATGA
- the ribD gene encoding bifunctional diaminohydroxyphosphoribosylaminopyrimidine deaminase/5-amino-6-(5-phosphoribosylamino)uracil reductase RibD, with translation MTDDAAFMGMALALARRGMGETWPNPTVGCVFVDRGRVVARGRTAPGGRPHAEAAAIEAARQAGRDLAGTTAYVSLEPCSHHGRTPPCADALVEAGVARVVVATGDPDPRVGGGGLKRLRDAGIAVVEGVRKAEADELNAGFFLRVREGRPLVTLKFATSLDGRIATGGGESKWITGEEARARGQLLRATHDAIIVGIGTALADDPELTCRLPGLAGRSPVRVVVDSKARLVRNCKMVAGAGRVPVWLVCTEGAETTALADAGVEIVKVPATPSGTVDLPAALAALGARGLTRVLVEGGGRLAASLVAADLVDRLAIFRAGLVIGGDGLAAVAGYGLERLELARRYTRQSLQEIGADALETWARGH, from the coding sequence ATGACCGACGATGCGGCATTCATGGGCATGGCCCTGGCGCTGGCGCGCCGGGGGATGGGCGAGACCTGGCCCAACCCGACGGTCGGCTGCGTTTTCGTCGACCGGGGCAGGGTGGTGGCGCGCGGCCGCACGGCGCCCGGCGGACGGCCGCATGCCGAGGCGGCGGCGATCGAGGCGGCGCGCCAGGCGGGCCGCGATCTGGCGGGCACGACCGCCTATGTCAGCCTCGAGCCCTGCTCGCATCACGGCCGCACGCCGCCCTGTGCCGATGCCCTGGTCGAGGCCGGGGTGGCGCGCGTCGTCGTCGCCACCGGCGATCCCGACCCGCGCGTCGGCGGCGGCGGCCTGAAGCGCCTGCGCGATGCCGGCATCGCCGTAGTCGAGGGTGTGCGCAAGGCCGAGGCCGACGAGCTCAACGCCGGCTTCTTCCTGCGCGTCCGCGAAGGCCGGCCGCTGGTGACCCTTAAATTTGCGACATCTCTCGACGGGCGCATCGCCACGGGCGGCGGCGAGAGCAAGTGGATCACCGGCGAGGAGGCGCGGGCGCGCGGCCAGCTGCTGCGCGCCACGCACGACGCCATCATCGTCGGCATCGGCACGGCGCTGGCCGACGACCCGGAGCTGACCTGCCGGTTGCCGGGGCTGGCCGGGCGCTCGCCGGTCCGCGTCGTCGTCGACAGCAAGGCGCGATTAGTTCGCAATTGCAAGATGGTCGCTGGCGCAGGACGGGTGCCGGTGTGGCTGGTCTGCACCGAAGGCGCGGAGACGACCGCGCTCGCCGACGCCGGCGTCGAGATCGTCAAGGTGCCGGCCACGCCGTCCGGCACCGTCGACCTGCCGGCGGCGTTGGCCGCGCTCGGCGCTCGCGGCCTGACGCGGGTGCTGGTCGAGGGCGGCGGCAGGCTGGCGGCCTCGCTTGTGGCCGCCGACCTGGTCGACCGGCTGGCGATCTTCCGGGCGGGGCTGGTGATCGGCGGCGACGGGCTGGCGGCGGTGGCCGGCTACGGGCTGGAAAGGCTCGAGCTCGCACGGCGGTACACAAGGCAATCGCTACAGGAAATCGGCGCCGACGCGCTGGAAACCTGGGCGCGAGGTCATTAG
- the nrdR gene encoding transcriptional regulator NrdR, with protein sequence MRCPFCGNDDTQVKDSRPTEDNSAIRRRRYCPACGSRFTTFERVQLRELTVIKKNGQRVAFDRDKLARSIVTACRKRPVDPERIERVVNGIVRRLESSGESEIASTQIGELVMDALRALDPVAYVRFASVYKNFREAKDFEDFVSDLNEIDSD encoded by the coding sequence ATGCGTTGTCCGTTCTGCGGCAATGACGACACCCAGGTGAAGGACTCGCGTCCCACCGAGGACAATTCCGCGATCCGCCGCCGGCGCTATTGCCCGGCCTGCGGCTCGCGGTTCACGACCTTCGAGCGCGTGCAGCTGCGCGAGCTTACCGTGATCAAGAAGAACGGCCAGCGGGTCGCCTTCGACCGCGACAAGCTCGCGCGCTCGATCGTCACCGCCTGCCGCAAGCGCCCCGTGGATCCCGAGCGCATCGAGCGCGTGGTCAACGGCATCGTGCGGCGCCTGGAAAGCTCGGGTGAGAGCGAGATCGCCTCGACGCAGATCGGCGAGCTGGTGATGGACGCGCTGCGCGCGCTGGATCCCGTCGCCTATGTCCGTTTCGCCTCGGTCTACAAGAACTTCCGCGAGGCCAAGGACTTCGAGGATTTCGTCAGCGACCTCAACGAGATCGACAGCGATTGA
- a CDS encoding serine hydroxymethyltransferase, which yields MNATILDDRFFSAGLGATDPEVKHALDGELHRQRDWIELIASENIVSRAVLEAQGSVLTNKYAEGYPGRRYYGGCEEVDKVEALAISRACKLFDCAFANVQPHSGAQANQAVFFALMKPGDTFLGMSLNEGGHLTHGSPVNQSGKWFNVVSYGVKPDTQLIDYERMEAMARQHRPKVILAGASAYSRTIDFARFRRVADEIGAFFMVDMAHYAGLVAAGAYPSPLPHAHVVTTTTHKTLRGPRGGMILSNDSELGKKINSAVFPGLQGGPLMHVIAAKAVSFGEALRPEFKTYGHRTVENARALAASLIERGLAIVSGGTDSHVMLVDLRAKRTTGTLAEKALDRAGITTNKNGIPNDPEKPTVTSGIRLGSPAGTTRGFGPAEFRQIGNLIADVLDGLSANSVEGNRLVEQEVRGKALELCRRFPIYGGA from the coding sequence ATGAACGCCACGATCCTCGACGACCGTTTCTTTTCCGCCGGCCTCGGCGCGACCGATCCCGAGGTCAAGCACGCGCTCGATGGCGAACTCCACCGCCAGCGCGACTGGATCGAGCTGATCGCCTCCGAGAACATTGTCTCGAGGGCGGTGCTCGAGGCGCAGGGCTCGGTGCTGACCAACAAGTACGCCGAAGGCTATCCGGGACGGCGCTACTACGGCGGCTGCGAGGAGGTCGACAAGGTCGAGGCGCTGGCGATTTCGCGTGCCTGCAAGCTGTTCGACTGCGCCTTCGCCAATGTCCAGCCGCACTCCGGCGCGCAGGCCAACCAGGCGGTGTTCTTCGCCCTGATGAAGCCGGGCGACACCTTTCTCGGCATGTCGCTCAACGAGGGCGGCCACCTCACCCACGGCTCGCCGGTCAACCAGTCGGGCAAGTGGTTCAACGTCGTGTCCTACGGCGTGAAGCCCGATACCCAGCTGATCGACTACGAGCGGATGGAGGCGATGGCGCGCCAGCACAGGCCGAAGGTGATCCTCGCCGGTGCCTCGGCCTATTCGCGCACCATCGACTTCGCGCGCTTCCGCAGGGTGGCCGACGAGATCGGTGCCTTCTTCATGGTCGACATGGCGCACTATGCCGGCCTGGTTGCCGCCGGCGCCTATCCCAGCCCGCTGCCGCACGCGCATGTCGTGACGACGACGACGCACAAGACGCTGCGCGGTCCGCGCGGCGGCATGATCCTCAGCAACGATTCGGAGCTGGGCAAGAAGATCAACTCCGCCGTCTTCCCCGGCCTGCAGGGCGGGCCGTTGATGCATGTCATCGCCGCCAAGGCGGTGTCGTTCGGCGAGGCGCTGCGGCCCGAGTTCAAGACTTACGGCCACCGCACGGTCGAGAACGCACGCGCGCTGGCGGCGTCGCTGATCGAGCGCGGCCTGGCGATCGTCTCCGGCGGCACCGACAGCCACGTCATGCTGGTCGACCTGCGCGCCAAGCGCACGACCGGCACGTTGGCCGAGAAGGCGCTCGACCGCGCCGGCATCACCACCAACAAGAACGGCATCCCCAACGATCCGGAGAAGCCGACGGTGACCTCGGGCATCCGGCTGGGCTCGCCGGCCGGCACGACGCGCGGCTTCGGGCCGGCCGAGTTCCGTCAGATCGGCAACCTCATCGCCGACGTGCTCGACGGGCTGTCGGCGAACAGCGTCGAGGGCAATCGCCTCGTCGAGCAGGAAGTGCGCGGCAAGGCGCTCGAGCTCTGCCGCCGCTTCCCGATCTACGGGGGCGCCTGA
- the rpiB gene encoding ribose 5-phosphate isomerase B: MAAQTIVMASDHAGFELKELLKGDLQAAGQEVLDLGVHSTQSVDYPDYGRALAEAIRDGKAGRGVLVCGTGIGISIAANRESSVRAAVVHDVTSARLARQHNDANVMALGARLIGPEVARDCLRVFLDTPFDGGRHAARVGKLSRSAS; the protein is encoded by the coding sequence ATGGCCGCGCAAACCATAGTAATGGCGTCGGATCACGCCGGCTTCGAATTGAAGGAGCTGCTGAAGGGGGACCTTCAGGCGGCGGGCCAGGAGGTGCTCGACTTGGGTGTCCATTCCACGCAGTCCGTCGACTATCCCGATTATGGTCGCGCTCTGGCCGAGGCGATCCGCGACGGCAAGGCGGGCCGGGGCGTGCTGGTCTGCGGCACCGGCATCGGCATCTCCATCGCCGCCAACCGCGAATCATCGGTGCGCGCCGCCGTCGTCCACGACGTCACCAGCGCGCGCCTGGCCCGCCAGCACAACGACGCCAACGTCATGGCGCTGGGCGCCCGGCTCATCGGGCCGGAAGTCGCCCGCGACTGCCTGCGCGTCTTCCTCGATACCCCCTTCGACGGCGGCCGCCATGCCGCCCGGGTCGGCAAGCTGTCACGGAGCGCGTCATGA